A genome region from Ralstonia solanacearum K60 includes the following:
- the pcp gene encoding pyroglutamyl-peptidase I, whose product MPTVLVTGFDPFENEPVNPSWEAVRTLDGQGIAGADIVTRQLPTVFGESIRTLDKLLLSLRPDVVIAVGQAGGRAEMAIERIAINVDDARVADNAGKQPIDTVIAADGPAAYFSTLPIKAIVRELRAAGVPASVSQTAGTFVCNHVFYGLMHAIARHKLPARGGFIHIPYLPSQAAKHPGQPSMAHDTVVTGLRIAIETTLRRQQDIRETGGQLH is encoded by the coding sequence ATGCCCACCGTCCTCGTCACCGGTTTCGATCCGTTCGAGAACGAGCCCGTCAACCCGTCGTGGGAAGCCGTGCGCACGCTCGATGGCCAGGGTATCGCCGGCGCCGATATCGTTACGCGCCAATTGCCGACGGTGTTCGGCGAATCGATCCGGACACTCGACAAGCTGCTGCTGAGCCTGCGTCCGGACGTGGTGATCGCCGTGGGCCAGGCCGGCGGGCGCGCCGAGATGGCCATCGAGCGCATCGCCATCAATGTGGACGACGCGCGCGTTGCCGACAACGCCGGCAAGCAACCGATCGATACCGTCATTGCGGCGGATGGCCCGGCGGCGTATTTCTCGACGCTGCCGATCAAGGCCATCGTGCGCGAACTGCGCGCCGCCGGCGTGCCCGCATCGGTGTCGCAGACAGCGGGCACGTTCGTCTGCAACCACGTCTTCTACGGGCTGATGCACGCCATCGCCCGCCACAAGCTGCCCGCGCGCGGCGGCTTCATCCACATTCCCTATCTGCCGTCCCAGGCGGCCAAGCATCCCGGCCAGCCGAGCATGGCGCACGACACCGTTGTCACCGGACTGCGCATTGCGATCGAAACAACGCTGCGCAGGCAGCAAGACATCCGGGAGACGGGCGGTCAGCTGCACTGA
- a CDS encoding DUF2968 domain-containing protein, whose amino-acid sequence MIAVAAVGTGLVHAQAITPPTQAGAPAASTGSVAELRQLLAQKRLTELRTTYNGDYGTSLLLVNEDTTAYVALSYRKALWRVCRFESAAPAEAAYDLLARQTRAWAEDDVRHAVAADQKAQLEREAQAAEQRAAALNQEVRAMQAQRQKMLEEQQAARQQTQALDFERRAYRTQIDSLQQQIRLLEKQLNDPHWSPAP is encoded by the coding sequence GTGATCGCCGTTGCCGCCGTCGGCACCGGGCTGGTCCACGCACAAGCCATCACGCCGCCGACGCAGGCCGGTGCTCCGGCCGCATCGACCGGATCGGTGGCGGAGTTGCGGCAGTTGCTGGCGCAGAAGCGTCTGACCGAGTTGCGCACCACCTACAACGGCGATTACGGCACGAGCCTGCTGCTGGTCAACGAAGACACCACGGCCTACGTCGCGCTGTCGTATCGCAAGGCGTTGTGGCGGGTGTGCCGGTTCGAGTCGGCCGCGCCGGCCGAAGCGGCGTATGACCTGCTGGCCCGGCAGACCCGCGCGTGGGCCGAAGACGATGTGCGCCACGCGGTCGCCGCCGACCAGAAGGCCCAGCTGGAACGCGAGGCGCAGGCGGCCGAGCAGCGTGCGGCGGCACTGAACCAGGAAGTGCGGGCCATGCAGGCCCAGCGCCAGAAGATGCTGGAAGAACAGCAGGCCGCGCGTCAGCAGACCCAGGCGCTGGACTTCGAGCGCCGCGCCTACAGGACGCAGATCGACTCGCTGCAGCAGCAGATCCGATTGCTGGAAAAGCAGCTCAACGACCCGCACTGGTCGCCCGCCCCCTGA
- the hemW gene encoding radical SAM family heme chaperone HemW, whose translation MIPIHPVGEGKTPASSTAAAAGTGDPVTSVFLQPGKISLPASPPLSLYVHVPWCVRKCPYCDFNSHAEPDQGIPEARFLAAVRQDLEAALPMVWGRRVHTIFIGGGTPSLLSARGLDTLLSDIRMLLPVDADAEITMEANPGTFEAERFRSYRASGVNRLSIGIQSFNDAHLRALGRIHNAAEARAAIDIARAHFDNINLDLMFALPGQTLAECEADVEAALSFETSHVSLYHLTLEPNTYFAKYPPALPDDDTAFGMQDWIHARLAAAGYEHYEVSAYARPGKRCKHNLNYWQFGDYLGIGPGAHGKLSFPHRVLREMRHRHPETYLRQAETAGGAAVVQEQREVDAADLPFEFMLNALRLTGGFPVTLFQERTGLPLRTIERELDAAEQRGLLARDHVAIRPTELGQRFLNDLQALFLADDEN comes from the coding sequence ATGATTCCGATTCACCCCGTGGGCGAGGGCAAGACGCCCGCCTCTTCCACCGCAGCCGCCGCCGGGACCGGCGATCCGGTCACGTCGGTCTTCCTGCAGCCGGGCAAGATCAGCCTGCCGGCCTCGCCGCCGCTGTCGCTCTACGTGCACGTGCCGTGGTGCGTGCGCAAATGCCCGTACTGCGATTTCAACTCGCATGCGGAGCCCGACCAGGGCATCCCGGAAGCGCGCTTCCTCGCGGCCGTCCGGCAAGACCTGGAAGCCGCGCTGCCGATGGTGTGGGGACGGCGCGTGCATACGATCTTCATCGGCGGAGGCACGCCGAGCCTGCTGTCGGCGCGGGGACTGGACACGCTGCTGTCGGACATCCGCATGCTGCTGCCGGTCGATGCGGATGCCGAGATCACCATGGAGGCCAACCCCGGCACCTTCGAAGCGGAGCGTTTCCGCAGCTATCGCGCCAGCGGCGTGAACCGGCTGTCGATCGGCATCCAGAGCTTCAACGATGCGCACCTGCGGGCGCTGGGCCGCATCCACAACGCCGCCGAGGCGCGCGCGGCCATCGACATCGCCCGCGCGCACTTCGACAATATCAACCTCGACCTGATGTTCGCCCTGCCCGGCCAGACCCTGGCCGAATGCGAGGCCGACGTGGAAGCGGCGCTGTCGTTCGAGACCAGCCACGTCTCGCTGTATCACCTGACGCTGGAACCGAACACCTACTTCGCCAAGTATCCGCCCGCGCTGCCGGACGACGACACCGCGTTCGGCATGCAGGACTGGATCCACGCGCGGCTGGCCGCGGCCGGCTACGAGCACTACGAAGTGTCGGCCTATGCGAGACCGGGCAAGCGCTGCAAGCACAACCTGAACTACTGGCAATTCGGCGATTACCTGGGCATCGGCCCGGGCGCGCACGGCAAGCTGAGCTTTCCGCACCGGGTACTCCGCGAAATGCGCCACAGGCACCCCGAGACCTACCTGCGCCAGGCGGAAACGGCGGGCGGCGCGGCGGTGGTGCAGGAACAGCGTGAAGTCGACGCGGCCGACCTGCCGTTCGAATTCATGCTCAACGCGCTGCGGCTGACCGGCGGCTTCCCTGTCACGCTGTTCCAGGAGCGCACCGGCCTGCCGCTGCGCACCATCGAGCGCGAACTCGATGCCGCCGAACAGCGCGGCCTGCTCGCGCGCGACCACGTGGCGATCCGCCCGACCGAGCTGGGCCAGCGCTTTCTCAACGACCTGCAGGCGCTGTTCCTCGCCGACGACGAAAACTGA
- the rdgB gene encoding RdgB/HAM1 family non-canonical purine NTP pyrophosphatase, which produces MRRIILASNNPGKLAEFGTLLAPLGLDVTAQGELGIPEAEEPHVTFVENALAKARQASRLAGLPALADDSGICAHALGGAPGVYSARYAQLAGEPKSDAANNARLVRELAGHADRGAHYVCVLVYVRHADDPQPIIAEGNWFGEVIDTPRGDGGFGYDPHFLLPALGKTAAELSKAEKNAVSHRAQALTQLVERLRLSENA; this is translated from the coding sequence GTGCGCAGGATCATCCTGGCCTCCAACAACCCGGGCAAGCTGGCGGAGTTCGGCACGCTGCTGGCCCCGCTCGGCCTGGACGTCACGGCGCAGGGCGAACTCGGCATTCCCGAGGCGGAAGAGCCACACGTGACCTTCGTCGAAAACGCCCTGGCCAAGGCGCGGCAGGCCAGCCGCCTGGCCGGCCTGCCCGCGCTGGCGGACGATTCCGGCATCTGCGCGCATGCGCTGGGCGGCGCGCCGGGCGTGTATTCGGCCCGCTACGCGCAGCTGGCCGGCGAGCCGAAGTCTGATGCCGCGAACAACGCACGCCTGGTGCGCGAACTGGCCGGACACGCCGATCGCGGCGCACACTATGTCTGCGTGCTGGTCTACGTGCGCCACGCGGACGATCCGCAGCCGATCATCGCCGAAGGCAACTGGTTCGGCGAGGTGATCGACACGCCGCGCGGCGACGGCGGCTTCGGCTACGACCCGCACTTCCTGCTGCCCGCGCTCGGCAAGACGGCCGCCGAGCTGTCCAAGGCCGAAAAGAATGCCGTCAGCCATCGCGCGCAAGCGCTGACGCAGCTGGTCGAGCGGCTGCGCCTGTCCGAGAACGCCTGA
- the rph gene encoding ribonuclease PH, whose product MRPSGRQPDQLRSVTLTRHYTRHAEGSVLVCFGDTHVLCTASVLPKVPPHKKGSGEGWVTAEYGMLPRSTHTRSDREAARGKQSGRTQEIQRLIGRAMRSVFDLSALGEHTLHLDCDVLQADGGTRTASITGAFVAAYDAVSVMRGKGLLTGEPIRDFVAAVSVGVVDGVPVLDLDYPEDSACDTDMNVVMTGNGGFVEVQGTAEGTPFTRTEMDALLGLADQGIRTLIGLQKQALGL is encoded by the coding sequence ATGCGACCCAGCGGCCGCCAGCCCGATCAACTCCGTTCCGTCACTCTCACCCGCCACTACACGCGCCACGCCGAAGGCTCGGTGCTGGTGTGCTTCGGCGACACGCACGTGCTGTGCACGGCCAGCGTGCTGCCCAAGGTGCCGCCGCACAAGAAAGGCAGCGGCGAAGGCTGGGTGACGGCCGAGTACGGCATGCTGCCGCGCTCGACGCACACCCGCTCCGACCGCGAGGCGGCGCGCGGCAAGCAGAGCGGCCGCACGCAGGAGATCCAGCGGCTGATCGGCCGGGCGATGCGCTCGGTGTTCGACCTGTCCGCGCTGGGCGAGCACACGCTCCACCTGGATTGCGATGTGCTGCAGGCCGACGGCGGCACGCGCACGGCCAGCATCACCGGCGCCTTCGTGGCGGCGTACGATGCGGTCTCGGTGATGCGCGGCAAGGGCCTGCTGACGGGCGAGCCGATCCGCGACTTTGTCGCCGCGGTGTCGGTGGGCGTGGTCGATGGCGTGCCGGTGCTCGATCTCGATTACCCCGAGGACTCGGCCTGCGACACCGACATGAACGTCGTGATGACCGGCAACGGCGGCTTCGTGGAAGTCCAGGGGACGGCCGAAGGCACGCCGTTCACGCGCACCGAAATGGACGCGCTGCTGGGCCTGGCCGACCAGGGCATCCGCACGCTGATCGGCCTGCAGAAGCAGGCGCTCGGCCTGTGA
- a CDS encoding PP2C family protein-serine/threonine phosphatase gives MRFSVYQESKKGARRVNQDRMGYCFTRDAMMMVLCDGLGGHSLGEVAAQQALQTMARQFQRHARPTIRNPHDFLHESIMLAHREIHRYAETNGLPDAPRTTIVCALAQRGSLHWAHAGDSRMYLMRKGELVTRTRDHSKIENLLQQERVLPMQVANHPERNKIYNCLGSPNLPLIDIGGPVDLEPGDVALLCSDGLWGSVAEDELVDTCTSFSVTQALPELIARALRNAGDTADNTTAIAMMWELDAVTTTQDSVQTDTLPLNAFTTSILDAPQNESGLMSEEEIERSIAEIRAAIDKTTNLR, from the coding sequence ATGCGATTCTCGGTTTATCAAGAAAGCAAGAAAGGCGCGCGCCGCGTCAACCAGGACCGCATGGGGTACTGCTTCACGCGCGACGCCATGATGATGGTGCTGTGCGATGGCCTGGGTGGACACTCCCTGGGTGAAGTGGCGGCCCAGCAGGCGCTGCAGACCATGGCGCGCCAGTTCCAGCGCCACGCGCGGCCGACCATCCGCAATCCGCACGATTTCCTGCACGAGAGCATCATGCTCGCGCACCGCGAAATCCACCGCTACGCCGAGACCAACGGCCTGCCGGATGCGCCGCGCACCACCATCGTCTGCGCGCTGGCCCAGCGCGGCTCGCTGCACTGGGCACATGCCGGCGATTCGCGCATGTACCTGATGCGCAAGGGCGAGCTGGTGACGCGCACGCGCGATCACTCCAAGATCGAAAACCTGCTGCAGCAGGAGCGGGTGCTGCCCATGCAGGTCGCGAACCACCCCGAGCGCAACAAGATCTACAACTGCCTGGGCTCACCCAACCTGCCGCTGATCGACATCGGCGGCCCGGTCGACCTGGAGCCGGGCGACGTCGCCCTGCTGTGCTCCGACGGACTGTGGGGCAGCGTGGCGGAAGACGAGCTGGTCGATACCTGCACCAGTTTCTCGGTCACGCAGGCGCTTCCCGAACTGATCGCCCGTGCGTTGCGCAATGCCGGCGACACCGCCGACAACACCACCGCCATCGCCATGATGTGGGAACTGGACGCGGTGACGACCACGCAGGACTCGGTGCAGACCGACACCCTGCCGCTGAACGCTTTCACCACCTCCATCCTGGATGCGCCGCAGAACGAGTCGGGGTTGATGTCGGAAGAAGAGATCGAGCGCTCCATCGCCGAGATCCGCGCCGCCATCGACAAGACCACTAACCTGCGCTGA
- a CDS encoding serine/threonine protein kinase has translation MTESKGSGQPRSAPLPVGTLLSNYRIVKKLASGGFSFVYLATDEHGTPVAVKEYLPSSLARRSPGELIPVVPEESASAFRLGLKYFFEEGRSLAKISHPSIVRVLNFFRENGTVYMVMTYEQGKTLQEHILGARQQGKLKMLRERFIRQVFHDLMSGLREVHIHKLLHLDIKPGNIYLREDSSPILLDFGAARQTLTSEASRFQPMYTPGFAAPELYRKHNELGPWTDIYSIGATIYACMAGSPPQEATQREKEDKLEENLERLRTVYTASLIDLVAWCLKMKPEERPQSVFRLQKVLRDESNALTDTQALTAVTQGGPVPEVKEALTTRFMSLLRRRDN, from the coding sequence ATGACAGAGTCAAAAGGCTCAGGACAGCCACGCAGTGCGCCGCTACCGGTCGGCACCTTGCTGTCCAATTATCGCATTGTAAAGAAGTTGGCCAGCGGGGGGTTCAGCTTCGTCTATCTCGCTACCGATGAACATGGGACGCCGGTAGCCGTCAAGGAATACCTGCCGTCTTCGCTCGCCCGGCGCTCGCCCGGCGAGCTGATTCCGGTCGTGCCTGAAGAAAGCGCAAGCGCATTCCGCCTCGGGCTCAAATACTTCTTCGAGGAAGGGCGGTCGCTCGCCAAGATCTCCCATCCGTCCATCGTGCGCGTGCTCAATTTCTTCCGGGAAAACGGCACCGTGTACATGGTGATGACGTACGAGCAGGGCAAAACCTTGCAAGAGCACATTCTCGGCGCACGCCAGCAGGGCAAGCTGAAGATGCTGCGCGAGCGTTTCATCCGGCAGGTCTTCCACGACCTGATGAGCGGGCTGCGCGAGGTCCACATCCACAAGCTGCTGCACCTCGACATCAAGCCGGGCAACATCTACCTGCGCGAGGACAGCTCGCCGATCCTGCTCGACTTCGGTGCCGCGCGGCAGACGCTCACGTCGGAAGCGTCGCGCTTCCAGCCGATGTATACGCCGGGCTTTGCCGCGCCGGAGTTGTATCGCAAGCACAACGAACTGGGCCCGTGGACCGACATCTACAGCATCGGCGCCACCATCTATGCCTGCATGGCCGGTTCGCCGCCGCAGGAGGCCACCCAGCGCGAAAAGGAAGACAAGCTCGAGGAAAACCTGGAGCGGCTGCGCACGGTCTATACCGCCAGCCTGATCGACCTGGTGGCCTGGTGCCTGAAGATGAAGCCGGAAGAGCGTCCGCAGAGCGTTTTCCGCTTGCAGAAGGTGCTGCGCGACGAGAGCAACGCGCTGACCGATACGCAGGCGCTCACGGCGGTCACCCAGGGTGGCCCCGTGCCGGAAGTCAAAGAGGCCTTGACGACACGTTTCATGAGCCTCTTGCGCCGCCGGGACAATTAG
- a CDS encoding YicC/YloC family endoribonuclease encodes MIHSMTGYGVATRQAAFTDHSGAPSGNVATVSIEFRTVNSRFLDLLFRAPEECRAFEPVLREMLMSALSRGKLECRINLQRQEATGDAAALNVGVLQQLAKLEQEVVRHLPAAGSLRMGEILRWPGVLAEPELTQDALREAVTEAAKEALQQLLESRRREGEALKAMLLERVDAMLSIVEGLVPMVPNLIQQHQDKLTERLREAFGLAAPDGTPALTRDELAERIRQEATVYGIRIDIAEELSRLQAHLRETRHILEKGGQIGKRLDFMMQELNREANTLGSKAAAKELADASMELKLLIEQMREQVQNLE; translated from the coding sequence ATGATCCACAGCATGACCGGCTACGGCGTCGCCACGCGCCAGGCAGCTTTCACCGACCATAGCGGCGCCCCGAGCGGAAACGTCGCCACCGTGTCGATCGAGTTCCGCACCGTCAACTCCCGCTTTCTCGATCTGCTGTTCCGTGCCCCGGAAGAGTGCCGCGCCTTCGAGCCGGTCCTGCGCGAAATGCTGATGAGCGCACTGTCGCGCGGCAAGCTGGAGTGCCGGATCAACCTGCAGCGCCAGGAAGCCACCGGCGATGCCGCGGCGCTCAATGTCGGCGTTCTGCAACAGTTGGCGAAGCTGGAACAGGAGGTCGTGCGCCACCTGCCGGCCGCCGGCTCGCTGCGCATGGGCGAAATCCTGCGCTGGCCGGGCGTGCTGGCCGAGCCCGAGCTGACCCAGGACGCGCTGCGCGAGGCGGTCACGGAGGCCGCGAAGGAGGCGTTGCAGCAGCTTCTGGAATCCCGCCGCCGCGAAGGCGAGGCGCTCAAGGCCATGTTGCTGGAGCGCGTCGACGCCATGCTGTCGATCGTCGAAGGCCTGGTGCCGATGGTGCCGAACCTGATCCAGCAGCACCAGGACAAGCTGACCGAACGCCTGCGCGAGGCCTTCGGCCTGGCCGCGCCCGATGGCACCCCGGCGCTCACGCGCGACGAGCTCGCCGAACGCATCCGCCAGGAAGCCACCGTCTACGGCATCCGCATCGACATCGCCGAAGAGCTCTCCCGCCTGCAGGCGCACCTGCGCGAGACGCGCCACATCCTGGAGAAGGGCGGCCAGATCGGCAAGCGGCTCGACTTCATGATGCAGGAGCTCAACCGCGAGGCGAACACGCTCGGCTCCAAGGCCGCGGCCAAGGAACTGGCCGACGCTTCGATGGAACTCAAGCTCTTGATCGAGCAGATGCGCGAGCAGGTCCAGAATCTCGAATAA
- the gmk gene encoding guanylate kinase produces the protein MPSSQAHSAVDTPIENHFPGSLFMVVAPSGAGKSTLVNALLAQDPSIRLSVSATTRKPRPGEQHGREYNFMTVDEFKACRDRGEFLEWAEVHGNYYATSRVWIEEQMRAGTDVLLEIDWQGAQQVHRRFANAVEIFILPPSLTALEDRLKKRGQDEPNVIVRRLLAAGSEMAHAPEADYVIINEVFETALAELRTVVQAARLRYMAQKARHAELFVELGIH, from the coding sequence ATGCCTTCTTCCCAAGCGCATTCGGCGGTCGATACGCCCATCGAAAACCACTTCCCCGGCAGCCTGTTCATGGTGGTGGCGCCTTCCGGCGCGGGCAAATCGACGCTGGTGAACGCGCTGCTGGCGCAGGACCCGTCGATCCGCCTGTCCGTCTCCGCCACCACGCGCAAGCCGCGGCCGGGCGAGCAGCACGGCCGCGAATACAACTTCATGACGGTCGACGAGTTCAAGGCCTGCCGCGATCGCGGCGAGTTTCTCGAGTGGGCCGAGGTGCACGGCAACTACTACGCGACCTCGCGCGTGTGGATCGAAGAGCAGATGCGCGCCGGCACCGACGTGCTGCTGGAGATCGACTGGCAGGGCGCGCAGCAGGTGCATCGCCGCTTCGCCAATGCGGTCGAGATCTTTATCCTGCCGCCGTCGCTGACCGCGCTCGAAGACCGCCTGAAGAAGCGCGGCCAGGATGAGCCCAACGTGATCGTGCGCCGCTTGCTCGCCGCGGGCAGCGAAATGGCGCATGCGCCCGAGGCCGACTACGTGATCATCAACGAAGTCTTCGAGACCGCGCTGGCCGAGCTGCGCACCGTGGTGCAGGCCGCGCGTCTGCGCTATATGGCGCAGAAGGCACGGCACGCCGAACTCTTCGTCGAGCTGGGCATTCACTGA
- the rpoZ gene encoding DNA-directed RNA polymerase subunit omega: MARITVEDCLKQIPNRFELALAATYRARQLVQGHTPKVDAKDKPTVTALREIAAGQVGIEMLKKVPS, from the coding sequence ATGGCGCGTATTACCGTCGAAGATTGCTTGAAACAGATTCCGAATCGCTTCGAACTGGCGTTGGCCGCAACGTACCGCGCGCGTCAGTTGGTGCAGGGCCACACCCCCAAGGTCGATGCCAAGGACAAGCCGACCGTGACCGCGCTGCGCGAGATCGCCGCCGGCCAGGTCGGGATCGAGATGCTCAAGAAGGTGCCTTCCTGA
- a CDS encoding RelA/SpoT family protein — translation MPTSASGSASPRTGAPNLPDPHGADLVGERAALPPRSAKAVPSAAAEPHAGETLFIDAVLEQTYRHLFGPTSQPAAPPRQQVVSIAGLTEKLSYLKPADMKLVKEAFHFSDEAHLGQYRQSGEPYITHPVAVAEICAGWKLDVQSIMAALLHDVIEDQGVTKSELAEKFGAKVAELVDGLTKLDKLEFQSREQAQAESFRKMLLAMARDVRVILVKLADRTHNMRTLDHVPPEKRRRIAGETMEIYAPIAHRLGLNTTYRELQELSFRIGSPFRYATLEKAVKAARGNRREVVSRILEAAQRALADAGIPAELTGREKTLYSIYRKMHDKQLSFSQVLDVYGFRVVVETQMQCYMAVGALHSLYKPMPGKFKDYIAIPKINGYQSLHTTLVGPFGTPVEFQIRTREMNQIAEAGVAAHWMYKQHHDEPDRAQQQAHQWLQSLLDIQSQSGDSQEFLEHVKIDLFPDAVYVFTPKGEIRALPRGATALDFAYAVHSDLGNQCVAVKINNALLPLRTELKNGDIVEVVTAPYSKPNPAWLTFVRTGKARAAIRHFLKTAKLDEAIQLGERLLEQALRQLGIDMKAVPAPVWERIVQWTGNKAREDIFADLALGRRVAAVVARRIEIVLQEGAYEGDEALIAAVHAFSGEEAPAVTVSGDEGMAMVFSPCCRPIPGDPIVGYIGKGEGLQIHVEECRVAKRLHGKDPEHWIDVMWADHTTRAFDVSIKVLVHNTKGILARVAADLTSADANVAHVSMEQEGGNQEATYMTFLIQVHDRVHLADVMRVLRRNPDVIRIARDRGGE, via the coding sequence ATGCCGACCTCCGCTTCCGGTTCCGCGTCGCCGCGCACGGGCGCGCCGAACTTGCCCGACCCGCATGGCGCGGACCTGGTCGGCGAACGGGCAGCGCTTCCGCCGCGATCGGCCAAAGCGGTGCCTTCCGCCGCGGCCGAGCCGCATGCGGGCGAGACCCTCTTCATCGACGCGGTGCTCGAGCAGACCTATCGGCACCTGTTCGGACCGACCTCGCAGCCGGCCGCGCCGCCGCGCCAGCAGGTCGTTTCCATCGCGGGGCTGACGGAGAAGCTGTCGTACCTCAAGCCGGCCGACATGAAGCTGGTGAAGGAGGCCTTCCACTTCTCCGACGAAGCGCACCTTGGCCAATACCGGCAGAGCGGCGAGCCGTACATCACGCATCCGGTGGCGGTGGCCGAGATCTGCGCGGGCTGGAAGCTGGATGTGCAGTCGATCATGGCCGCGCTGCTGCACGACGTGATCGAGGACCAGGGCGTCACCAAGAGCGAGCTGGCCGAGAAATTCGGCGCCAAGGTCGCGGAGCTGGTCGACGGTCTCACCAAGCTGGACAAGCTCGAATTCCAGAGCCGCGAGCAGGCGCAGGCGGAGAGCTTCCGCAAGATGCTGCTGGCGATGGCGCGCGACGTGCGCGTGATCCTGGTCAAGCTGGCCGACCGTACGCACAACATGCGCACGCTCGACCATGTGCCGCCCGAAAAACGCCGCCGCATCGCCGGCGAGACGATGGAGATCTACGCGCCGATCGCGCATCGGCTCGGGCTCAACACCACGTATCGCGAACTGCAGGAGCTGAGCTTTCGCATCGGCTCGCCGTTCCGCTATGCGACGCTGGAGAAGGCCGTCAAGGCGGCGCGCGGCAACCGGCGCGAAGTGGTCAGCCGCATCCTGGAGGCCGCGCAGCGCGCGCTGGCCGATGCGGGCATTCCGGCCGAGCTGACCGGGCGCGAGAAGACGCTCTACAGCATCTACCGCAAGATGCACGACAAGCAGCTGTCGTTCTCGCAGGTGCTGGACGTGTACGGTTTTCGCGTGGTGGTCGAGACGCAGATGCAGTGCTATATGGCGGTGGGCGCGCTGCACAGCCTGTACAAGCCGATGCCCGGCAAGTTCAAGGACTACATCGCCATCCCCAAGATCAACGGCTACCAGTCGCTGCATACCACGCTGGTCGGGCCGTTCGGCACGCCGGTCGAGTTCCAGATCCGCACGCGCGAGATGAATCAGATCGCCGAGGCCGGGGTGGCGGCGCATTGGATGTACAAGCAGCACCACGACGAGCCCGACCGTGCCCAGCAGCAGGCGCACCAGTGGCTGCAGTCGCTGCTCGATATTCAGAGCCAGAGCGGCGATTCGCAGGAGTTTCTGGAGCACGTCAAGATCGACCTGTTTCCGGATGCCGTCTACGTATTCACGCCCAAGGGCGAGATCCGCGCATTGCCGCGCGGTGCCACGGCGCTGGACTTTGCCTATGCCGTGCACAGCGATCTGGGCAACCAGTGCGTGGCGGTCAAGATCAACAACGCGCTGCTGCCGCTGCGCACCGAGCTCAAGAACGGCGACATCGTCGAGGTGGTGACTGCGCCGTACTCCAAGCCGAACCCGGCGTGGCTCACGTTCGTGCGCACCGGCAAGGCGCGCGCGGCGATCCGCCATTTTCTGAAGACCGCCAAGCTGGACGAAGCCATCCAACTGGGCGAGCGGCTGCTGGAGCAGGCGCTGCGCCAGTTGGGCATCGACATGAAGGCTGTGCCCGCGCCGGTGTGGGAGCGGATCGTGCAATGGACCGGCAACAAGGCGCGCGAAGACATCTTCGCCGACCTGGCACTGGGCCGGCGCGTGGCCGCCGTGGTGGCGCGGCGCATCGAGATCGTGCTGCAAGAGGGTGCGTACGAGGGCGACGAAGCGCTGATCGCCGCCGTCCACGCCTTCTCCGGCGAGGAAGCGCCGGCCGTGACGGTCAGCGGCGACGAGGGCATGGCAATGGTGTTTTCGCCGTGCTGCCGGCCGATTCCCGGTGACCCGATCGTCGGCTATATCGGCAAGGGCGAGGGGCTGCAGATCCACGTGGAGGAATGCCGCGTGGCCAAGCGCCTGCACGGCAAGGATCCGGAGCACTGGATCGACGTCATGTGGGCGGATCACACCACCCGCGCCTTCGATGTGTCGATCAAGGTGCTGGTGCACAACACCAAGGGCATCCTCGCACGGGTGGCCGCGGACCTCACTTCGGCCGATGCCAATGTCGCGCACGTGTCGATGGAGCAGGAGGGCGGCAACCAGGAGGCGACGTACATGACGTTCCTGATCCAGGTGCATGACCGCGTGCACTTGGCCGACGTGATGCGTGTGCTGCGACGCAACCCCGATGTGATCCGTATTGCGCGGGACCGCGGTGGGGAGTAG
- the greB gene encoding transcription elongation factor GreB, whose amino-acid sequence MNKAFVREETGDDEDDLPEGTAPLPAGSKNYITPTGYARLRTELMHLIDVERPEVVGIVSWAASNGDRSENGDYLYGKKRLREIDRRIRFLTRRIERAEVVDASLQGDNDQIFFGATVTYANQDGDETTITIVGMDEVDLDKGYVSWISPIARALIKAREGDTVALRTPTGVVQIDILAVTYPPRAA is encoded by the coding sequence ATGAACAAGGCTTTCGTCCGGGAAGAGACCGGCGATGACGAAGATGACCTGCCCGAAGGCACCGCGCCGCTGCCCGCAGGTTCGAAGAACTACATCACGCCGACCGGCTATGCGCGCTTGCGCACCGAGCTGATGCACCTGATCGACGTCGAGCGGCCCGAGGTAGTCGGCATCGTGTCGTGGGCCGCGTCGAACGGCGACCGGTCGGAGAACGGCGACTACCTTTACGGCAAGAAGCGCCTGCGCGAGATCGATCGCCGCATCCGCTTCCTGACGCGCCGCATCGAGCGTGCCGAAGTGGTCGATGCCAGCCTGCAGGGCGACAACGACCAGATCTTCTTCGGCGCCACCGTCACCTACGCCAACCAGGATGGCGATGAGACCACCATCACCATCGTCGGCATGGACGAGGTGGACCTGGACAAAGGCTATGTCAGCTGGATTTCGCCGATCGCGCGCGCCCTGATCAAGGCGCGCGAGGGCGATACGGTCGCCCTGCGCACGCCGACGGGCGTGGTGCAGATCGACATCCTGGCGGTCACCTATCCGCCGCGCGCCGCATGA